Proteins encoded in a region of the Globicephala melas chromosome 1, mGloMel1.2, whole genome shotgun sequence genome:
- the LELP1 gene encoding late cornified envelope-like proline-rich protein 1 translates to MSSDDKNKPSEPKNEPKQCDPRCEQRCETKCQPSCLKKLLQWCSEKCPQEKCPAPPKCPPCPSPAPCPPKPCSKPCLPKCPQPYPPPE, encoded by the exons ATGTCGAGTGATGATAAAAACAAACCTAGTGAACCCAAGAATGAGCCCAAGCAATGTGATCCCAGGTGTGAACAAAGGTGTGAAACTAAATGCCAGCCCAGCTGTTTAAAGAAGCTGCTGCAATGGTGCTCTGAAAAGTGCCCACAGGAAAAGTGCCCAGCACCACCGAAGTG TCCACCAtgccccagcccagctccctgtCCTCCCAAGCCATGTTCCAAGCCCTGTCTTCCTAAATGCCCACAGCCCTACCCACCCCCAGAGTGA